In a single window of the Micromonospora sp. WMMD1155 genome:
- a CDS encoding LuxR family transcriptional regulator, whose protein sequence is MSGRGEWTLVGRDDELKTIEDVVSARLPGLVLVGDAGVGKTRLLREALARAADDGVECHWVSATGAARSIPFGAVSHLIPAPTRPRADPVGLVVSVERDFARRTGDRPVVIGIDDAHLLDEPSAGLLHQLAVHGLAVAVATVRAGEPLSDALTSLWAGSGRRLDVRPLPATAVEHLLDEAAPGPLDAISRRRLTHLADGNPLLLRELLADAMDTGGLSESRGVWRWRGTASGSPRLAELVSARLRALEPAARRVLEVVACGEPLPLALLERCTDPAAIEAAERSGMAVAERSGARTALRMAHPLYGEALRASMPASRARTVFGQLVDVLASMPLRRRDDALVAGVWQLRSGTVRHPGIALAAARQALERFDIDLAERLVRTAYDAGQGWEAQWLLARVLQYQARSQEAFDMLPPTPPSGSKRLAIWAITRAGLLYWGLDRIDEAHETLLMVPEGAPGHDLTEATRSWVLFYDGRCEAALTVGQAVLNRSDTGVRAASWATMGAASAAGMLGRLGLAAELAEQGRAVLAAEPERLPWNEAQVGLGLCYARYAAGQLTGAAELADQGYRDAVASDARGMVAVWAGFRGIIGKTQGRLDAAEADLREAIALVEENDQYHLVRTYWAELAGVRALAGDLPGARRWLAAADARARAANRVFHPWVELNRAWVEVAQGDLTAAIRTARNAADLARDSEQPTIEAVALYECARFGEPEPVRDRLVDLADRIGGIAATLASAADGLASDDGPTLETAADDLVACGHTLLAAEVLGAASRAYARHGRPRVAVAQRAATLARECRSVRTPLLAADTPGVEQASLTRRERDVAMLAVTLPSRSIADRLGLSVNTVNNNLARVFTKLGVRNRKELAVVLGHDQPAAVAGHPSHSTVHSR, encoded by the coding sequence ATGTCGGGACGTGGCGAATGGACACTCGTCGGGCGCGACGACGAGCTGAAGACCATCGAGGACGTCGTGTCGGCGCGCCTGCCGGGGCTGGTGCTGGTCGGCGACGCCGGGGTGGGCAAGACGCGCCTGCTGCGCGAGGCGTTGGCCCGCGCCGCCGACGACGGCGTGGAGTGCCACTGGGTGTCGGCGACCGGTGCGGCGCGGTCCATCCCGTTCGGTGCCGTCTCCCATCTGATACCCGCGCCGACCCGTCCCCGTGCCGATCCGGTGGGATTGGTGGTCAGCGTGGAGCGGGACTTCGCCCGCCGGACCGGCGACCGGCCGGTGGTGATCGGCATCGACGACGCGCACCTGCTGGACGAACCCTCGGCCGGGCTGCTGCACCAACTCGCGGTGCACGGGTTGGCGGTCGCGGTGGCGACGGTCCGGGCCGGTGAACCGCTCTCCGACGCCCTCACCTCGTTGTGGGCCGGATCGGGCCGACGACTGGACGTGCGCCCTCTGCCGGCAACCGCTGTGGAGCACCTGCTCGACGAGGCGGCACCCGGCCCGCTCGACGCGATCAGCCGTCGTCGGCTGACGCACCTCGCCGACGGGAATCCGCTGCTGCTCCGGGAGCTGCTCGCCGACGCGATGGACACCGGTGGGTTGAGCGAGTCTCGCGGAGTCTGGCGTTGGCGCGGTACCGCGTCGGGCAGCCCTCGGCTGGCCGAGCTGGTCAGTGCCCGGCTGCGGGCACTGGAACCCGCCGCCCGGCGGGTGCTCGAGGTGGTGGCCTGCGGTGAACCACTGCCCCTGGCCCTGCTGGAACGGTGTACCGACCCGGCCGCCATCGAGGCCGCCGAGCGGAGCGGCATGGCGGTAGCGGAACGCTCCGGAGCTCGGACGGCCCTGCGCATGGCCCACCCGCTCTACGGTGAAGCGCTACGGGCCAGCATGCCGGCCAGCCGCGCCCGCACGGTCTTCGGGCAGCTCGTCGACGTACTGGCCAGCATGCCGCTGCGCCGCCGCGACGACGCGCTGGTCGCCGGGGTGTGGCAACTGCGCTCCGGAACGGTTCGTCACCCGGGCATCGCGCTGGCCGCCGCTCGGCAGGCGCTCGAACGGTTCGACATCGACCTGGCCGAGCGGTTGGTCCGCACGGCGTACGACGCGGGGCAGGGCTGGGAGGCGCAGTGGCTGCTGGCCCGGGTCCTGCAGTACCAGGCACGGAGCCAGGAGGCGTTCGACATGCTCCCGCCGACCCCGCCGTCGGGCAGCAAGCGGCTGGCGATCTGGGCGATCACCAGGGCCGGGCTGCTCTACTGGGGGCTCGATCGCATCGACGAGGCACACGAGACGCTGCTGATGGTGCCGGAAGGCGCACCGGGCCACGACCTCACCGAGGCCACCCGTTCGTGGGTGCTGTTCTACGACGGGCGGTGCGAGGCGGCGCTGACGGTGGGCCAGGCCGTGTTGAACCGATCCGACACCGGCGTCCGTGCCGCGAGCTGGGCGACAATGGGGGCGGCGTCGGCGGCCGGGATGCTCGGCCGACTCGGCCTCGCCGCGGAACTGGCCGAGCAGGGCCGGGCGGTGCTCGCCGCCGAGCCGGAGCGGCTGCCGTGGAACGAGGCCCAGGTCGGCCTGGGGCTCTGCTACGCCCGTTACGCCGCCGGACAGCTGACCGGGGCGGCCGAGCTGGCCGACCAGGGCTATCGCGACGCCGTGGCCAGCGACGCGCGAGGGATGGTCGCCGTCTGGGCGGGGTTCCGAGGGATCATCGGCAAGACACAGGGCCGGCTCGACGCCGCCGAGGCGGACCTGCGGGAGGCCATCGCGTTGGTGGAGGAGAACGACCAGTACCACCTGGTGCGCACCTACTGGGCCGAGCTGGCCGGCGTCCGTGCCCTCGCCGGTGACCTGCCGGGAGCACGCCGGTGGCTGGCGGCGGCCGACGCACGGGCCCGAGCCGCCAACCGAGTCTTCCACCCCTGGGTGGAACTGAACCGGGCCTGGGTGGAGGTGGCCCAGGGCGATCTCACCGCCGCGATCCGAACCGCCCGCAACGCCGCCGACCTGGCCCGGGACAGTGAGCAGCCGACCATCGAGGCGGTGGCGCTCTACGAGTGCGCCCGGTTCGGCGAGCCGGAGCCGGTGCGGGACCGGCTGGTCGACCTTGCCGACCGGATCGGCGGAATCGCGGCCACGCTGGCCAGCGCGGCTGACGGTCTGGCCAGCGATGACGGGCCGACACTGGAGACGGCCGCTGACGACCTCGTCGCCTGCGGCCACACCCTGCTCGCGGCTGAGGTGCTCGGTGCGGCTTCGCGTGCGTATGCCCGGCACGGCCGACCACGGGTGGCGGTGGCCCAACGGGCCGCGACGCTGGCCCGGGAATGCCGGTCCGTGCGCACGCCACTGCTTGCCGCCGACACTCCCGGTGTCGAGCAGGCGAGTCTCACCCGTCGGGAGCGGGACGTGGCCATGCTCGCCGTGACGCTGCCCAGCCGCAGCATCGCCGACCGGCTCGGACTGTCCGTCAACACCGTCAACAACAACCTGGCCCGGGTCTTCACCAAGCTCGGTGTCCGCAACCGGAAGGAGTTGGCGGTCGTGCTCGGCCACGACCAGCCTGCGGCGGTGGCAGGTCACCCGTCGCACTCGACCGTCCACAGTAGGTAA